In a genomic window of Phalacrocorax aristotelis chromosome 8, bGulAri2.1, whole genome shotgun sequence:
- the NUDT7 gene encoding peroxisomal coenzyme A diphosphatase NUDT7: MAAAEREDELERQSIKEKARLRLREFDVGGKFSHLPLPKASVLLPLMVREGKLHLLLTVRSIKLRRSPGEVCFPGGKSEATDKDEIDTALREAKEEVGLQPEKVEVICRLVPGIDKMNHLVTPVVGFIEDTFQAVPNPDEVSDVFVVPLEYFVKPLNYKTLPYKTSSGYFRQIHCFIYDDLEHKMSFKIWGLTAHFAVFLALVIFGKRPTFEVDYDLDNLISSSENNLMNLYTSLYERKSNL, from the exons ATGGCGGCTGCGGAGCGGGAGGACGAGCTGGAAAG ACAGAGTATAAAAGAGAAAGCCAGGCTCCGCTTGAGGGAGTTCGATGTCGGAGGCAAATTCTCCCACTTGCCGCTGCCCAAAGCCTCTGTGCTCCTGCCGCTGATGGTGCGGGAGGGGAAGCTGCACTTGCTGCTCACTGTCAGGTCGATCAAG CTGAGAAGATCACCAGGGGAAGTGTGTTTTCCAGGAGGTAAAAGTGAAGCAACTGATAAAGATGAAATTGATACTGCTCTCCGAGAAGCTAAAGAAGAAGTGGGACTCCAGCCAGAGAAGGTGGAAGTTATCTGTAGGCTTGTGCCTGGAATTGATAAA atgaaTCACTTGGTAACACCAGTTGTAGGATTTATAGAGGATACGTTCCAGGCCGTTCCTAATCCAGATGAAGTGAGCGATGTTTTTGTTGTGCCATTGGAGTACTTTGTCAAGCCCTTAAATTACAAGACCTTGCCTTATAAAACCTCATCTGGTTACTTCAGACAGATACACTGCTTTATATATGATGACCTCGAACATAAAATGTCATTCAAGATATGGGGCCTTACTGCACACTTCGCTGTATTTCTTGCTCTCGTAATTTTTGGAAAGCGACCTACCTTTGAAGTTGATTATGATCTTGACAACTTAATTTCATCCTCTGAGAATAACTTAATGAATTTATATACATCCTTGTATGAAAGAAAGAGTAACCTATGA
- the LOC142060735 gene encoding hypoxanthine-guanine phosphoribosyltransferase-like: MAHGLQIRDEESGYNKNLFCIPKHYEEDLERVFIPHGLILDRTERLARDIMQDMGSYHIVALCVLKGGYKFFADLLDHIKALNQNGDKSVPITVDFVRIKSYCNDSPTEKISIVGEELFTLSGKNVLVVEDIIETGRTMKALLSKLKDNEPKMVKVVSLLVKRTHRSPVYRPDYIGFEIPDKFVVGYALDYNEYFRDLNHICILKEKAKEKYRI, encoded by the exons ATAAGAGATGAAGAAAGTGGCtataataaaaatctattttgcaTTCCTAAGCATTATGAAGAAGATTTAGAAAGAGTCTTCATTCCTCATGGACTCATCCTGGACAG gaCAGAACGTTTGGCTAGAGATATCATGCAAGATATGGGAAGCTATCACATTGTTGCACTCTGTGTCCTTAAAGGAGGCTACAAATTCTTTGCTGATTTGCTGGACCATATAAAAGCACTAAATCAAAATGGTGATAAATCTGTGCCTATTACTGTGGATTTTGTTAGAATAAAAAGCTACTGC AATGATTCACCTACAGAAAAAATCAGTATTGTTGGTGAGGAACTGTTTACACTAAGCGGGAAG aatgtgTTGGTAGTAGAG GACATTATTGAGACTGGTAGAACAATGAAGGCACTACTTTCAAAACTAAAAGACAACGAACCAAAGATGGTAAAAGTTGTAAG CCTGCTCGTTAAAAGGACACATCGAAGTCCAGTTTACAGACCAGACT ATATAGGCTTTGAAATTCCAGATAAATTTGTGGTTGGATATGCTCTTGATTATAATGAATACTTCAGAGATCTAAAC cataTCTGCATTCTGAAAGAGAAAGCCAAAGAGAAATATAGAATCTGA